The following proteins are co-located in the Verrucomicrobiota bacterium genome:
- a CDS encoding cytochrome P450 has translation MPDHPDPFRKARAREGVLNVDCDGENVPLVLRHEDAKETAKDWQTFSSDNPLMCVLHSEADVRGVRQLPLEIDPPDHADFRALVQPLFNKPRGDAKFIAAIEQMIDGMVREAVGLGEIEVVRGFVLPMQSKALALLLGMPESEADVWISWGLHVFHDRDDDAGDGHLLEQYTGSRFKQAEEEPGNDFFSYLNEVEFRGRKLTFDEKQGFANVTFAGGRDTIINTAASIFAHLAEDPDSLFFLREDESRINLAAEEFVRYVSPLTAITRKCPHMAKLAGQEVPEGGRIAICWPSANRDEAVFEEPDELRLDRDPNPHIGYGFGRHNCLGAHHARLLFRTLMKSLCRHVERMVLIEAEPKMEKESSYERQVGYESVHVRFFSRDA, from the coding sequence ATGCCCGATCATCCTGACCCATTTCGCAAAGCTCGTGCCCGGGAGGGAGTTTTGAACGTCGATTGCGACGGCGAAAATGTGCCGCTCGTGCTCCGCCATGAGGATGCCAAGGAGACGGCGAAAGACTGGCAGACCTTCAGCAGTGACAATCCTCTGATGTGCGTTTTGCACTCGGAAGCGGATGTGCGTGGAGTGAGACAGCTCCCGCTTGAGATCGACCCACCGGATCATGCTGATTTCAGGGCTTTAGTGCAGCCGCTCTTCAATAAGCCGAGGGGTGACGCTAAGTTTATCGCTGCTATTGAGCAGATGATCGACGGGATGGTTAGAGAAGCTGTTGGTCTGGGTGAAATTGAAGTGGTGCGAGGATTTGTTCTTCCGATGCAGAGTAAGGCACTTGCTCTTTTACTTGGAATGCCGGAATCCGAGGCGGATGTTTGGATCAGTTGGGGTCTGCATGTGTTCCACGACCGAGATGACGACGCGGGTGATGGGCACTTGCTGGAGCAGTACACTGGGAGCCGTTTCAAGCAGGCAGAAGAGGAGCCTGGAAACGATTTTTTCAGCTACCTCAACGAGGTTGAATTCCGTGGTCGCAAGTTGACCTTTGATGAGAAGCAAGGGTTCGCGAACGTGACCTTCGCGGGAGGGCGAGATACCATCATAAATACGGCTGCAAGCATTTTTGCGCACCTTGCCGAAGATCCCGACTCGCTGTTTTTCCTAAGGGAAGATGAATCACGAATCAATCTCGCGGCAGAAGAGTTCGTGCGCTACGTAAGCCCACTGACCGCGATCACCCGAAAGTGCCCGCACATGGCAAAATTGGCAGGGCAGGAAGTTCCTGAAGGGGGACGGATTGCGATTTGTTGGCCCTCCGCTAATCGGGATGAAGCGGTATTTGAAGAACCCGATGAGCTCCGTTTGGATCGGGATCCAAATCCCCACATTGGCTACGGGTTTGGCCGTCACAATTGCCTCGGCGCGCACCATGCCCGTCTTCTGTTTCGCACCCTGATGAAGTCGCTTTGTAGACATGTGGAGCGCATGGTCCTCATCGAAGCCGAACCGAAGATGGAGAAAGAATCTTCCTACGAGCGGCAGGTCGGTTATGAGTCTGTTCACGTCCGTTTCTTCTCGCGCGATGCGTGA
- a CDS encoding aspartate-semialdehyde dehydrogenase, translating to MSKGSRVGIVGATGAVGIELMRLLENRAFPVEELRLLASSRSVGKELEFQGESIPVREARPDEFDGLDFLFLSAGGSRSQEMAPVAAKKGAVVIDNSSVFRMDDRVPLVVPEVNRSALEQHQGIIANPNCSTAITLMGAAPLHQSFGLKRMICSTYQAVSGAGASGIDELERGVEAWMQGRAPEPSTFPHPIAFNLIPHVDQFQDSGYTKEEVKMRDESRKILGLPELPVSCTCVRVPVFRAHAISVFAEFEREVDVATAKEAIRAFDGAELVDDPADSVYPMPLNYSGRAACGVGRLREDDALDNGLAFWVVGDQLWKGAALNALQIAECLV from the coding sequence ATGAGTAAGGGGAGCCGAGTAGGAATTGTAGGAGCGACAGGCGCTGTTGGCATTGAGTTGATGCGACTCCTGGAGAACCGCGCTTTTCCAGTCGAGGAGCTGCGACTTTTGGCCTCCAGTAGGTCGGTTGGTAAAGAACTCGAATTCCAAGGGGAATCCATTCCTGTGCGGGAAGCAAGGCCGGACGAATTTGATGGGCTCGATTTTTTGTTTCTCAGTGCAGGAGGAAGTCGTTCGCAGGAGATGGCCCCGGTGGCTGCGAAAAAGGGTGCAGTGGTGATCGACAATAGCTCGGTCTTTCGGATGGATGATAGAGTGCCACTGGTCGTGCCCGAGGTGAACCGTAGTGCACTGGAGCAACATCAGGGGATCATTGCCAATCCCAACTGTTCGACAGCGATTACCCTGATGGGTGCCGCGCCGCTTCATCAGAGCTTTGGGTTGAAGAGGATGATCTGCTCGACCTATCAGGCGGTCTCCGGGGCAGGTGCTTCGGGGATTGACGAATTGGAACGAGGAGTCGAAGCCTGGATGCAGGGCAGGGCTCCAGAACCCTCCACCTTTCCTCACCCGATCGCCTTTAACCTCATCCCTCATGTCGATCAGTTTCAGGACTCGGGCTACACGAAGGAAGAGGTCAAGATGCGGGATGAAAGCCGAAAGATTCTTGGCCTACCAGAGTTGCCGGTGTCCTGCACCTGCGTCCGCGTTCCGGTCTTCCGTGCACACGCGATCAGTGTCTTTGCGGAGTTCGAACGAGAGGTGGATGTGGCTACTGCGAAGGAAGCGATTCGCGCCTTCGACGGTGCGGAGTTGGTCGACGATCCGGCAGACTCGGTTTACCCCATGCCGCTGAACTATTCCGGAAGGGCCGCTTGCGGAGTCGGCCGCCTTCGTGAGGACGACGCCCTCGATAACGGATTGGCCTTTTGGGTAGTTGGTGACCAACTCTGGAAAGGCGCGGCTCTGAATGCACTACAGATCGCGGAGTGTTTGGTTTGA
- a CDS encoding AraC family transcriptional regulator — MRAIREQILDQKSETLSCRDFDQETFDCPYHRHPEFEVLRIDQSTGRVLVGDYVGEFQPGQIYLFGSNLPHAFINVKGTRLSRSRCLQFDSNRIFEVSKHLPETTPTINRIYQRASRGLLLQGISASTISDQLDHVFAFSGMAAIAHLFNLLYVANETIDAQALASQGYNLKNPDRQIKQLETVLAHIHQNSTSSLTNAQLAKLAGMSESSFHRNFRQRIGCTPNSYIQGLRLSNVAQQLIESDSSISEIAFSGGYNNLSNFNNQFQRRFGCTPRTYRARHLAAHQEFTA; from the coding sequence ATGCGCGCGATTCGTGAACAAATCCTCGATCAAAAATCCGAGACCTTAAGCTGCCGAGACTTCGATCAGGAAACTTTCGATTGTCCCTATCACCGACATCCTGAATTCGAGGTTCTGCGGATCGATCAAAGTACCGGTCGCGTTCTTGTTGGCGATTATGTTGGCGAATTTCAACCCGGCCAAATCTACCTTTTCGGGAGCAATCTCCCTCATGCTTTTATCAACGTAAAAGGCACTCGTTTATCCCGTTCTCGTTGCCTTCAGTTCGACTCCAATCGGATCTTCGAGGTGAGCAAACATCTCCCCGAGACAACACCTACGATCAACCGAATCTACCAGCGCGCGTCCCGTGGGCTCCTTCTGCAAGGGATATCCGCCAGCACAATTTCGGATCAACTCGATCATGTTTTCGCCTTTTCAGGCATGGCTGCTATCGCTCATCTCTTTAACCTGCTGTACGTCGCTAACGAGACCATAGATGCCCAAGCTCTCGCTTCCCAAGGATACAATCTGAAGAACCCCGACAGACAGATCAAGCAACTCGAAACGGTACTCGCTCACATTCACCAAAACAGCACCAGCTCTCTTACCAACGCCCAACTCGCCAAGCTTGCCGGTATGAGTGAATCTTCTTTTCACCGAAACTTTCGTCAACGCATTGGCTGCACTCCCAACTCATACATTCAGGGACTTCGCCTTTCCAATGTCGCCCAACAGCTCATTGAATCCGACTCCTCCATTTCTGAAATCGCCTTTTCTGGAGGCTACAACAACCTCTCCAATTTCAATAATCAGTTTCAACGTCGCTTTGGCTGCACCCCCCGTACCTATCGGGCACGACACCTAGCTGCCCACCAAGAATTTACAGCGTGA
- a CDS encoding TIGR04283 family arsenosugar biosynthesis glycosyltransferase, whose amino-acid sequence MSDRLAIVIPTLNEAANIPFTLASVREGWADAEVVVADGGSTDDTGDLASAFGAKVCRDLPKSRGSQLRAGAREAGDVDWLLFLHADTRLDEAAVEAAKAYMTSANARLAMFQLRFDDASRFLRFSAWWTRFDSVFTRFGDQGILVTRSAYEALGGFRAIPLFEDVDLLRRARKTRPIDVLPASVTTSSRRFRTHGIWRQQLHNAVLLLRFLAGVSPEKLVRNYPPAAKL is encoded by the coding sequence ATGTCAGACCGTCTCGCCATTGTGATCCCTACTCTCAATGAGGCAGCGAATATTCCGTTTACTTTGGCTTCGGTCCGCGAAGGTTGGGCCGATGCTGAAGTAGTCGTGGCCGATGGTGGCAGCACTGATGATACCGGCGATTTGGCATCCGCCTTTGGCGCAAAAGTATGCCGCGACTTACCCAAATCCCGTGGGTCTCAACTAAGAGCCGGAGCACGTGAGGCCGGAGATGTGGATTGGCTGCTATTCCTCCACGCCGACACTCGACTGGATGAAGCAGCCGTCGAGGCCGCGAAGGCTTACATGACAAGCGCCAACGCACGCCTGGCGATGTTTCAACTACGATTTGACGACGCGAGCCGTTTCCTTCGCTTCAGCGCATGGTGGACTCGTTTCGATTCGGTATTCACCCGTTTTGGCGATCAAGGGATACTGGTGACTCGATCAGCCTATGAAGCATTGGGTGGTTTTCGCGCCATCCCACTGTTCGAAGATGTCGATCTCTTGAGGCGGGCCCGAAAGACCCGGCCTATCGATGTACTCCCAGCTTCGGTAACCACCTCTTCCCGTCGTTTTCGAACGCATGGGATCTGGAGGCAACAACTACACAACGCCGTTTTGCTTCTGCGCTTTCTTGCTGGAGTGTCACCAGAGAAGTTAGTGCGCAACTATCCACCGGCTGCGAAGCTCTGA
- a CDS encoding MBL fold metallo-hydrolase — protein sequence MNFTYTHLEDFSEDILSKAQSGLQLTNRELAERSGIELGLLKSLKSGEVDEEAISAVAEQLNLDSKTLIQSAQKAWLPNPIELTKGRVFVSHFRSMDVNAYLFYSNDGGAVLFDTGVDAAPILEFLSKNQLELVGVVLTHGHPDHVAALPSLLGAFPDCPVYAHPIEKIAGTQPIEWQQKVDVGPFSLDCLSTPGHTPGGTSFRFDSPDGPICVVGDAIFAGSVGGCAADYANALRSISRNLLSLDPETILCPGHGPLTTVAEEKKNNPFFAG from the coding sequence ATGAACTTCACCTACACCCACCTCGAAGACTTTAGTGAGGACATCCTCTCAAAAGCTCAGAGCGGCCTTCAGTTGACCAATAGGGAACTTGCCGAACGCTCGGGAATTGAGCTTGGTCTGCTGAAATCTTTGAAGAGCGGTGAAGTGGATGAAGAAGCGATTTCAGCAGTCGCCGAACAACTCAACCTCGATAGCAAGACCCTGATTCAGTCGGCACAAAAAGCATGGCTTCCCAATCCAATCGAACTGACCAAAGGGCGAGTCTTCGTGAGTCACTTCCGATCCATGGACGTCAACGCTTACCTATTTTACTCGAACGATGGTGGGGCGGTCCTGTTTGACACCGGAGTAGATGCCGCGCCAATCCTTGAGTTCCTGTCCAAGAACCAATTGGAACTGGTCGGAGTCGTTCTCACCCATGGCCATCCCGATCACGTCGCAGCCCTCCCTTCCCTGCTAGGCGCATTCCCCGACTGTCCGGTCTACGCCCATCCTATCGAGAAGATCGCTGGAACCCAACCGATTGAGTGGCAGCAAAAAGTCGATGTTGGTCCCTTTTCTTTGGACTGTCTTTCGACGCCGGGACACACTCCCGGAGGAACTTCGTTTCGGTTCGATAGTCCCGATGGGCCGATCTGCGTCGTAGGTGATGCAATTTTTGCTGGATCGGTCGGTGGATGTGCAGCCGATTACGCAAACGCGCTGCGGTCCATTTCGCGCAACCTCCTAAGCCTCGATCCCGAAACCATCCTCTGCCCAGGTCATGGTCCTTTGACCACCGTAGCCGAGGAGAAGAAAAACA
- a CDS encoding NUDIX hydrolase, translated as MKRGKTPARWITTAAKIVADCRVFLVSQQSSRNEENGRSRNWYVINTNDFVNVVAITTENELVLVRQFRHGSEEFSLELPGGMVDDGEEPLEAGVRELLEETGFAGENAQVYASCNPNPAIMNNTCHFVLIQDVVHRSEVSWDENEEMEIELMPMDKVKEACRRGEFMHSLTLAALMRYFVAE; from the coding sequence ATGAAACGTGGAAAAACGCCAGCGAGATGGATCACTACAGCGGCAAAAATTGTGGCGGACTGCCGTGTCTTTTTAGTGAGCCAGCAGTCGAGCAGGAACGAGGAGAATGGGCGAAGCAGAAACTGGTATGTAATCAATACAAACGACTTCGTAAATGTCGTTGCGATTACGACGGAAAATGAGCTGGTTTTGGTTCGGCAATTTCGGCACGGGAGCGAGGAGTTTTCTCTGGAACTTCCTGGAGGTATGGTCGACGATGGTGAGGAGCCGCTCGAAGCAGGAGTCCGAGAATTACTGGAAGAGACCGGGTTCGCTGGGGAAAACGCGCAGGTATACGCTTCCTGTAATCCAAATCCTGCGATTATGAATAACACGTGTCACTTCGTTCTTATTCAGGACGTGGTTCATCGGTCGGAAGTGAGCTGGGACGAGAATGAGGAGATGGAGATCGAGTTGATGCCGATGGATAAAGTGAAAGAAGCCTGTCGTCGGGGCGAGTTTATGCATTCGCTGACCTTAGCGGCTCTGATGCGTTATTTTGTGGCAGAGTAG
- a CDS encoding L,D-transpeptidase, whose product MSVPIHTKDFSLLIDKCIALSTTPTPVSLTVSISKQTLDLYREGALRRTFTISTSRNPPSCVENSEGTPIGLHEISDAIGDGEPRGTVFKGRVSVGKRFWEMPEDEQFGNLITTRILWLRGLESGVNQGRGVDSHDRYIYIHGTNHENRLGHPASAGCILLSNPDMEELFESVDIGSLVLICE is encoded by the coding sequence ATGTCCGTCCCTATTCATACTAAAGATTTTTCCCTTCTTATTGATAAGTGCATCGCCCTGTCAACGACCCCCACTCCGGTTTCGCTCACAGTCAGCATTTCAAAGCAGACCCTCGATCTCTATCGGGAAGGGGCTCTTCGGCGCACTTTCACTATTTCGACCTCAAGAAATCCACCCTCCTGCGTAGAGAATTCGGAAGGAACGCCGATCGGCCTTCATGAGATTTCAGATGCAATCGGCGATGGTGAGCCAAGGGGAACGGTGTTTAAGGGACGAGTCTCAGTGGGAAAACGATTTTGGGAGATGCCGGAAGACGAACAGTTCGGCAATTTAATCACGACCAGAATTCTTTGGCTTAGAGGTCTCGAATCGGGTGTCAATCAGGGCAGGGGTGTCGACTCACACGACCGCTACATTTACATTCATGGAACCAACCATGAAAATCGACTCGGCCACCCCGCCAGCGCAGGCTGCATCCTCCTCTCCAACCCGGATATGGAAGAGTTGTTTGAGTCTGTAGACATCGGTTCGCTGGTTTTGATTTGTGAGTAG
- a CDS encoding DUF3047 domain-containing protein, with protein MRSVSFLFCLFPVFLLSQRLCGDSLQLFGATAEEFEELWETRGFPLIASTEYEIKDGEFGVEVTGKATNANRAMARRLDVEDPTKIELAWSWRVRSELDGSVSERTKAGDDFAARVFVVFETSVFPTRTRAINYVWSAREPVGATFASPYTKLVAHIVMRNGESTENPAEWLQESRDVLADYKQFFGESPSVVTAVAIMVDTDNTDGYAEGDFRDLVLEISPSPEKSK; from the coding sequence ATGAGGTCAGTCAGCTTTCTTTTCTGTCTTTTCCCCGTTTTTCTCCTATCCCAACGTCTCTGTGGGGATTCCCTCCAGCTGTTTGGAGCAACTGCGGAGGAGTTCGAGGAGCTTTGGGAGACTCGTGGATTTCCTCTCATCGCATCAACGGAATACGAGATCAAGGACGGGGAATTCGGAGTAGAGGTCACTGGAAAGGCCACCAATGCCAATCGGGCGATGGCACGGCGACTTGATGTCGAAGACCCGACGAAAATCGAATTGGCTTGGTCTTGGCGGGTGCGATCCGAGCTCGACGGTTCAGTCTCCGAGCGCACAAAGGCAGGCGACGATTTCGCAGCCCGGGTCTTTGTCGTTTTTGAGACCTCGGTCTTTCCGACGCGAACGCGGGCGATCAACTATGTCTGGTCTGCCCGCGAACCAGTGGGAGCGACTTTCGCGAGCCCCTACACGAAACTCGTCGCCCACATTGTGATGCGGAACGGCGAGTCCACAGAAAACCCAGCGGAATGGTTGCAGGAATCCCGTGATGTTTTGGCGGATTACAAACAATTCTTCGGAGAGTCTCCCTCGGTCGTAACGGCTGTCGCCATTATGGTGGATACAGATAACACCGACGGTTACGCAGAAGGCGATTTTCGGGATCTGGTACTGGAGATCAGCCCTTCGCCAGAAAAATCCAAGTAA
- a CDS encoding DUF547 domain-containing protein: MSRVFTLSHLSFDLFRMFQRWSHFALVWLQKIRHVGLTLLFFGGTSLLSVAAPDHNLFTAVLETHVEDGLVDYAALANDPRLEEYLASLAETDPATLPTEEERLALWINAYNAYTLKLIADAYPVDSIHDLATGGMVIGWLIKRTAWDIRFADVGGETYTLNEIEHDIIRPEFEDARIHFAIVCAAVSCPLLRSEAYVPDRLDEQLNEEGRRFLADTSRNTFDLSKRRARISKIFSWFEEDFGSSDTEVIRYLAEFAPPEVAMDMRHHADQWSIRYQSYDWSLNGIE; encoded by the coding sequence ATGAGTAGAGTATTTACGCTTTCTCACTTGAGCTTCGATCTTTTCCGGATGTTTCAGAGGTGGAGCCACTTTGCCTTGGTCTGGCTGCAAAAAATTCGTCACGTAGGGCTCACATTGCTCTTTTTTGGGGGAACGTCGCTCCTCTCGGTGGCCGCACCCGATCACAATCTGTTTACTGCCGTCCTAGAGACTCATGTTGAGGATGGGCTGGTTGACTACGCAGCACTAGCGAATGATCCCCGATTGGAGGAATACCTAGCCAGTCTCGCGGAGACCGACCCTGCCACCTTACCAACAGAAGAGGAAAGGCTTGCGTTGTGGATCAATGCCTACAACGCCTACACCCTCAAACTCATCGCCGATGCCTATCCGGTAGATAGTATCCATGATTTGGCGACAGGAGGAATGGTCATCGGCTGGCTGATCAAACGAACCGCGTGGGACATTCGCTTTGCGGACGTCGGCGGGGAGACATACACACTCAACGAAATCGAGCACGACATCATCCGACCGGAGTTCGAGGATGCCCGCATCCACTTTGCAATTGTATGCGCGGCGGTTTCCTGCCCGCTTTTGCGAAGCGAGGCTTACGTGCCGGATCGTTTGGATGAGCAGCTCAACGAAGAGGGAAGACGGTTTTTAGCGGACACTTCCCGCAACACTTTCGACCTCTCCAAACGGCGGGCGCGAATCTCGAAAATCTTCTCATGGTTTGAGGAGGATTTTGGTTCCTCCGATACAGAAGTCATCCGTTACCTTGCTGAGTTTGCTCCTCCTGAAGTCGCGATGGACATGAGGCACCACGCCGACCAATGGTCGATCCGTTACCAATCCTACGATTGGTCGCTCAACGGAATTGAGTGA
- a CDS encoding paraquat-inducible protein A, translated as MNHLNPLSHSLRWSCFGVLVVALCCNVSVLFVPFLDFRQGLSTETYTIFHTVEMLWAEGIYALAVLVVGFSLIFPFFKLFVLFAVVFSAKPGRIRLRMLNRVELLAKWSMLDVFLVCLVLTLTSGQFLVSATPKLGVPLFIIAVVLSMIVGQILAHRLLERSKHGRQLSILQMNPTPRTRLILVGISGFTLLGALTLPFLKIEAWFLVDDSFSVITVVPSLAEQKSYSAVFATAIFLIVFPVVRWLVLAVRSWYLWKGKERAAENRLFLLARYWSMLDVFALALGVFLLEGRSFVPSDGQIGMALLVGVVLANVLIERLVESDPEEKIGALAATEEV; from the coding sequence GTGAATCACCTCAATCCACTTTCGCATTCTCTCCGCTGGAGCTGTTTCGGGGTTTTAGTAGTCGCCCTTTGCTGTAACGTTTCTGTCCTTTTTGTTCCCTTTCTCGACTTTCGTCAGGGTCTATCCACCGAGACTTACACGATTTTTCACACTGTTGAGATGCTTTGGGCAGAGGGTATCTATGCTCTCGCGGTTCTCGTAGTGGGATTTTCTCTGATTTTTCCCTTCTTTAAGCTTTTTGTTCTTTTCGCTGTCGTTTTTTCAGCAAAGCCGGGGCGCATCCGCTTGCGGATGCTCAACCGGGTGGAATTGCTTGCGAAGTGGTCGATGCTGGACGTCTTCTTGGTTTGCCTGGTGTTGACCCTCACCTCGGGCCAATTTCTCGTCAGCGCGACTCCCAAACTGGGCGTGCCGCTTTTCATTATCGCGGTAGTGCTCAGCATGATCGTAGGTCAAATCCTGGCCCACCGGCTTCTCGAGCGTTCGAAACACGGGCGTCAGCTAAGTATCCTCCAGATGAACCCGACTCCTCGAACTCGGTTGATCTTGGTTGGGATTTCCGGCTTCACGCTTTTAGGGGCGCTCACTTTGCCATTTCTGAAAATCGAAGCGTGGTTCCTCGTCGACGACTCTTTTAGTGTTATAACCGTGGTCCCCTCGCTAGCGGAACAAAAGTCTTACTCTGCAGTTTTCGCGACGGCTATTTTCCTGATCGTCTTTCCAGTGGTTCGTTGGCTGGTTCTGGCTGTTCGTTCATGGTATCTCTGGAAGGGCAAGGAAAGGGCGGCCGAAAACAGGCTTTTCCTTCTCGCACGTTACTGGAGCATGCTCGACGTTTTCGCATTGGCCCTCGGAGTTTTCCTTTTGGAGGGAAGGTCTTTCGTCCCTTCAGATGGGCAAATTGGGATGGCCCTGTTGGTCGGGGTAGTCCTGGCAAACGTTTTGATTGAGCGTCTTGTGGAGTCGGACCCCGAAGAGAAGATTGGAGCTCTCGCTGCAACTGAGGAGGTCTGA
- a CDS encoding cupin domain-containing protein: MKYHKNHPPHIVRAKEFDVGHNPGQAGHCLLYGRHTAGALSLSVSILKKGSEAPLHVHSREDETFYVISGSLDARVGDEHHTLYEGDAVFLPRGLQHRLLCLSEEAKLLMLIHPPGLEKFFDEVDQAVSDGPASKDQMKSLSEKYGITILDE, from the coding sequence ATGAAGTATCACAAAAACCATCCCCCTCATATCGTAAGAGCAAAAGAATTTGATGTGGGACACAATCCTGGCCAGGCCGGGCATTGCCTGCTCTACGGCAGGCACACTGCAGGCGCCCTCTCGTTATCGGTGTCGATTTTGAAAAAGGGATCAGAGGCCCCGCTTCATGTCCACAGCCGCGAAGATGAGACGTTTTACGTCATTTCCGGCTCGCTGGATGCTCGTGTGGGAGACGAGCACCATACCCTCTATGAAGGAGATGCCGTCTTCTTGCCAAGAGGTCTACAACATCGGTTGCTTTGTCTTAGTGAAGAAGCCAAACTTCTGATGTTGATCCACCCGCCGGGTCTTGAAAAGTTTTTTGACGAGGTGGATCAAGCCGTTTCGGATGGTCCCGCTTCGAAAGATCAAATGAAGTCGCTCTCGGAAAAATACGGGATCACAATTTTGGACGAATAA
- a CDS encoding methyltransferase, translating to MKEPDPNHLMNIASGYGTSKALLTATGLGLYTRLVEGPMTLKEICSEYGLKERPARDWLDLLVSIDLLDRKGDGEEAVFCNNATTETHLVKGKDSYLGGGLELWEMRNFRFWADFNEALHTGEPQSEIKHTGKSFFESLYEDQNRLETFMDAMHGQSFLNFDLLAEKFPFNQYKTHVDIGGADALLSRLIAKKHPEIQCTSCDLPKVTEIADRKIAEAGLTDRISTKVIDFFTDPLPSAEIITMGMILHDWSLEQKKMLVQKAYDALPDGGAFVIVEALIDNERRKNTFGLFMSLTMLMEFGDAFDFTAEEFFGWCREAGFSRFEVIPLAGPSSAAVAYK from the coding sequence ATGAAAGAACCAGACCCTAACCACCTGATGAACATCGCATCCGGGTACGGGACCTCAAAGGCTCTCCTCACAGCCACGGGGCTCGGATTGTACACGCGTTTGGTCGAGGGCCCGATGACTCTTAAGGAAATCTGTTCAGAATATGGGTTGAAAGAACGCCCCGCCAGAGACTGGTTAGACCTTTTGGTATCAATCGATCTCTTAGACCGCAAGGGAGACGGAGAAGAGGCGGTCTTTTGTAATAATGCCACAACTGAAACCCACCTTGTAAAAGGCAAAGACTCTTACCTCGGAGGTGGTCTGGAGCTGTGGGAAATGCGTAACTTTCGTTTTTGGGCAGACTTCAACGAAGCGCTTCATACGGGAGAACCACAAAGCGAGATTAAACATACTGGCAAATCGTTTTTCGAGTCCCTTTACGAGGATCAGAATCGCTTGGAGACGTTCATGGACGCCATGCATGGACAGTCATTCCTAAACTTCGATCTCCTCGCAGAGAAGTTTCCCTTCAATCAATACAAAACCCATGTCGATATTGGAGGCGCGGACGCACTCCTTTCCCGTCTCATCGCCAAGAAGCATCCCGAAATCCAGTGCACGAGTTGCGATTTGCCGAAGGTTACCGAGATCGCAGACCGCAAGATCGCGGAGGCAGGATTAACCGACCGCATCTCGACGAAGGTGATCGACTTTTTTACGGACCCTCTACCTTCTGCTGAAATCATCACTATGGGCATGATCCTTCATGACTGGAGCCTGGAACAAAAGAAGATGCTGGTCCAAAAAGCCTATGATGCTCTGCCGGACGGCGGTGCCTTTGTAATTGTGGAAGCGTTGATCGATAACGAGCGACGCAAAAATACCTTTGGCCTGTTCATGTCACTCACCATGCTAATGGAGTTTGGAGATGCCTTCGACTTCACCGCGGAAGAATTCTTCGGCTGGTGCCGGGAAGCAGGATTTAGTCGATTCGAGGTCATCCCGCTCGCTGGTCCCTCTAGTGCCGCGGTCGCTTATAAATGA